A single genomic interval of Heliangelus exortis chromosome 11, bHelExo1.hap1, whole genome shotgun sequence harbors:
- the AP3B2 gene encoding AP-3 complex subunit beta-2 isoform X5 — MGIDFCDSTQAANFQLCTHTRHFYVSIQPPVGELMAPVFMSENEFKKEQGKLMGMSEITEKLMLSEKCCSDHTIVQQVTSAANVGRVPCGADNEYRFAAKTVTSGSLVLITLERRQGAAAQLTVNSEKMVIGTMLVKDIVQALAQ; from the exons ATGGGCATTGACTTCTGCGACTCCACCCAGGCGGCGAACTTCCAGCTGTG cacccacacacGCCACTTCTACGTCTCCATTCAGCCGCCCGTGGGGGAGCTCATGGCTCCTGTCTTCATGAGTGAGAACGAGTTCAAGAAGGAGCAGG ggAAGCTGATGGGCATGAGTGAGATCACAGAGAAACTGATGCTGTCTGAGAAATGCTGCAGTGACCACACCATCGTCCAgcaagtgacctcagctgccAACGTGGGCCGCGTGCCCTGCGGTGCCGACAATGAGTACAG GTTCGCAGCCAAGACGGTGACCAGCGGGAGCCTGGTGCTAATCACCCTGGAGCGGCGGCAGGGCGCCGCGGCACAGCTGACCGTCAACAGTGAGAAGATGGTTATCGGCACCATGCTGGTGAAGGACATTGTCCAGGCCCTGGCACAGTGA
- the AP3B2 gene encoding AP-3 complex subunit beta-2 isoform X4, whose protein sequence is MRPTSPPSCGSSRPTSVAWTRTLWQPPSRPSGVAPPTSGRCGTPASMAWSSSSPTGMSWWWLNLWWSSKSCCRCSQPNTVRSSSIWPSSLTTSSILWLIGEYCEHVPKIAPDVLRKMAKSFTNEEDIVKLQVINLAAKLYLTNSKQSKLLTQYVLNLAKYDQNYDIRDRARFIRQLIVPTEKSGALNKYAKKLFLAQKPAPILESSFKDRDHFQLGSLSHLLNAKAVGYQELPDWPDEAPDPSVRNVEVCGAPRAARVHGEAKVPEWTKCTSREKRKEKVEKPFYSDSEGESGPTESADSEPESSSEESGSSSSSGSSSSGSEEEEEEEEEEGSREQSEDKEEEEEEEEKRTKRKEKEGSQKAALGSMGSPSEEEEGGGRKAKKKAVSQGRKSHAETSSEEASASESSSSGSDSGSEAEAKRRKTPPCSRAGPKEISLLDLDDFTPPPPQPVPSSSIVSTSLVTDLEGLTLTDTSLAPALLSPAFGAVRTYELLHRMAGEGLSVEYCFSRRPFPGDPHMVAVQIQISNNTDAEVKSLRVSEPKPLSGMRIQEFPEIERLAPGDTASVVMGIDFCDSTQAANFQLCTHTRHFYVSIQPPVGELMAPVFMSENEFKKEQGKLMGMSEITEKLMLSEKCCSDHTIVQQVTSAANVGRVPCGADNEYRFAAKTVTSGSLVLITLERRQGAAAQLTVNSEKMVIGTMLVKDIVQALAQ, encoded by the exons ATGAGACCAACATCTCCACCATCCTGCGGGAGTTCCAG ACCTACATCCGTAGCATGGACAAGGACTTTGTGGCAGCCACCATCCAGGCCATCGGGCGTTGCGCCACCAACATCGGGAAGGTGCGGGACACCTGCCTCAATGGCCTGGTCCAGCTCCTCTCCAACCGGGATG AGCTGGTGGTGGCTGAATCTGTGGTGGTCAtcaaaaagctgctgcagatgcAGCCAGCCCAACACAGTGAGATCATCAAGCATATGGCCAAGCTCATTGACAACATCCAG CATCTTGTGGCTCATTGGTGAATACTGTGAGCACGTGCCCAAGATTGCGCCCGATGTGCTACGCAAGATGGCCAAGTCCTTCACCAATGAAGAGGACATCGTCAAGTTGCAGGTCATCAACCTGGCAGCTAAGCTCTACCTGACCAACTCCAAGCAG AGCAAGCTGCTGACCCAGTACGTCCTCAACTTGGCCAAGTATGACCAGAATTACGACATCCGTGACCGAGCTCGATTCATCCGCCAGCTCATTGTGCCCACTGAGAAGAGCGGGGCCCTCAACAAGTATGCCAAGAAGCTCTTCCTGGCCCAAAAACCAGCTCCAATCTTGGAGTCCTCCTTCAAAG ATCGTGaccatttccagctgggctcCCTGTCCCACCTGCTCAATGCCAAGGCCGTGGGCTATCAGGAGCTGCCTGACTGGCCAGATGAAGCCCCTGACCCCTCCGTGAGGAACGTGGAGGTGTGTGGAGCACCCCGGGCTGCTCGGGTGCATGGCGAGGCCAAG GTTCCTGAGTGGACCAAGTGCACCAGCcgggagaaaaggaaggagaaggtggagaaGCCTTTCTACTCTGACTCTGAGGGAGAGTCAGGGCCCACAGAGTCAGCAGACAGTG AGCCTGAGTCCTCCAGTGAGGagagtggcagcagcagcagctctggcagctccagctctggcagtgaggaggaggaagaggaagaggaggaggaaggcagcagggagcagtCAGAGGacaaagaagaggaggaggaggaggaggaaaagaggaccaagaggaaggagaaggaaggctCCCAGAAGGCAGCTCTAGGGAGCATGGGCAG ccccagtgaggaggaggaggggggagggaggaaggccAAGAAGAAGGCTGTATCGCAGGGGAGGAAGAGCCATGCCGAAACATCATCAGAGGAGGCCAGTGCCTCTgagagcagctcctctggctcTGACTCGGGCTCCGAAGCAGAGGCCAAGCGGAGGAAGACG cccccctgcagcagggctggcccCAAGGAAATCTCCCTACTCGACCTGGATGACT tcactccccctcctccccagcctgtcccctccagcagcaTTGTCTCCACCAGCCTGGTGACCGACCTGGAGGGCCTCACGCTCACTGACACCTCCTTGGCACCTGCC ctgctgagcccGGCGTTCGGCGCGGTGAGGACCTACGAACTGCTGCACCGCATGGCGGGCGAGGGGCTCTCGGTCGAGTACTGCTTCAGCCGCCGGCCCTTCCCGGGGGACCCCCACATGGTGGCCGTCCAGATCCAGATCTCCAACAACACCGATGCCGAGGTGAAGAGCCTGCGGGTCAGCGAGCCTAAGCCGCTCTCTGGCATGCGGATCCAGGAGTTCCCTGAGATTG AGCGCCTGGCACCCGGGGACACAGCCAGCGTGGTGATGGGCATTGACTTCTGCGACTCCACCCAGGCGGCGAACTTCCAGCTGTG cacccacacacGCCACTTCTACGTCTCCATTCAGCCGCCCGTGGGGGAGCTCATGGCTCCTGTCTTCATGAGTGAGAACGAGTTCAAGAAGGAGCAGG ggAAGCTGATGGGCATGAGTGAGATCACAGAGAAACTGATGCTGTCTGAGAAATGCTGCAGTGACCACACCATCGTCCAgcaagtgacctcagctgccAACGTGGGCCGCGTGCCCTGCGGTGCCGACAATGAGTACAG GTTCGCAGCCAAGACGGTGACCAGCGGGAGCCTGGTGCTAATCACCCTGGAGCGGCGGCAGGGCGCCGCGGCACAGCTGACCGTCAACAGTGAGAAGATGGTTATCGGCACCATGCTGGTGAAGGACATTGTCCAGGCCCTGGCACAGTGA
- the AP3B2 gene encoding AP-3 complex subunit beta-2 isoform X2, producing the protein MAASPAYGEEKGGSSSLGEPEYGHDPASGGIFSSDYKRHDDLKEMLDSNKDSLKLEAMKRIVAMIARGKNASDLFPAVVKNVACKNIEVKKLVYVYLVRYAEEQQDLALLSISTFQRGLKDPNQLIRASALRVLSSIRVPIIVPIMMLAIKEAASDMSPYVRKTAAHAIPKLYSLDSDQKDQLIEVIEKLLADKTTLVAGSVVMAFEEVCPERIDLIHKNYRKLCNLLIDVEEWGQVVIINMLTRYARTQFLSPNQNESLLEESAEKAFYGSEEEDAKDAKAEAASLAKRKPYVMDPDHRLLLRNTKPLLQSRNAAVVMAVAQLYFHLAPKAEVGVIAKALVRLLRSHSEVQYVVLQNVATMSIKRRGMFEPYLKSFYIRSTDPTQIKILKLEVLTNLANETNISTILREFQTYIRSMDKDFVAATIQAIGRCATNIGKVRDTCLNGLVQLLSNRDELVVAESVVVIKKLLQMQPAQHSEIIKHMAKLIDNIQVPMARASILWLIGEYCEHVPKIAPDVLRKMAKSFTNEEDIVKLQVINLAAKLYLTNSKQSKLLTQYVLNLAKYDQNYDIRDRARFIRQLIVPTEKSGALNKYAKKLFLAQKPAPILESSFKDRDHFQLGSLSHLLNAKAVGYQELPDWPDEAPDPSVRNVEVPEWTKCTSREKRKEKVEKPFYSDSEGESGPTESADSEPESSSEESGSSSSSGSSSSGSEEEEEEEEEEGSREQSEDKEEEEEEEEKRTKRKEKEGSQKAALGSMGSPSEEEEGGGRKAKKKAVSQGRKSHAETSSEEASASESSSSGSDSGSEAEAKRRKTPPCSRAGPKEISLLDLDDFTPPPPQPVPSSSIVSTSLVTDLEGLTLTDTSLAPALLSPAFGAVRTYELLHRMAGEGLSVEYCFSRRPFPGDPHMVAVQIQISNNTDAEVKSLRVSEPKPLSGMRIQEFPEIERLAPGDTASVVMGIDFCDSTQAANFQLCTHTRHFYVSIQPPVGELMAPVFMSENEFKKEQGKLMGMSEITEKLMLSEKCCSDHTIVQQVTSAANVGRVPCGADNEYRFAAKTVTSGSLVLITLERRQGAAAQLTVNSEKMVIGTMLVKDIVQALAQ; encoded by the exons ATGGCCGCCAGCCCGGCCTacggggaggagaaggggggatCCTCCAGCCTGGGGGAACCCGAGTACGGCCACGACCCCGCCAGCGGTGGCATCTTCTCCTCCGACTACAAGAG GCATGATGACCTCAAGGAGATGCTTGACAGCAACAAGGATTCACTCAAGCTGGAGGCCATGAAGAGGATTGTGGCG ATGATTGCCAGGGGGAAGAACGCCTCCGACCTCTTCCCAGCGGTGGTGAAAAATGTTGCCTGCAAGAACATTGAG GTGAAGAAGCTGGTATATGTCTACTTGGTGCGCTACGCAGAGGAGCAACAGGACTTGGCCCTGCTCTCCATCTCCACCTTCCAGCGAGGACTGAAG GACCCCAACCAGTTGATCCGAGCCAGCGCCCTGAGAGTTCTCTCCAGCATCCGTGTGCCCATCATTGTGCCCATCATGATGTTGGCCATCAAGGAGGCTGCCTCGGACATGTCCCCATATGTGCGCAAGACAGCTGCCCATGCCATCCCCAAGCTGTACAG CCTTGACTCAGACCAGAAGGACCAGCTCATCGAAGTGATTGAGAAGCTGCTGGCAGACAAGACCACG ctggTAGCTGGCAGTGTGGTGATGGCATTTGAGGAGGTCTGCCCAGAGCGCATCGACCTCATCCACAAGAACTACCGCAAGCTCTGCAACCTGCTCATTGACGTGGAGGAGTGGGGGCAGGTGGTCATCATCAACATGCTGACCCGCTACGCACGCACCCAGTTCCTCAGCCCCAACCAGAAC GAGTCCTTGCTGGAGGAGAGCGCTGAGAAGGCTTTCTAtggctctgaggaggaggatgccaAGGATGCCAAGGCAGAGGCAGCCTCCCTGGCCAAGCGCAAGCCCTACGTCATGGACCCCGACCACCGCCTGCTCCTGCGCAACACCAAGCCCCTGCTACAGAGCCGCAATGCTGCG GTGGTGATGGCTGTGGCGCAACTTTACTTCCACCTGGCACCCAAGGCAGAGGTTGGCGTCATTGCCAAGGCACTGGTGCGGCTCCTGCGGAGTCACAG TGAGGTGCAGTATGTGGTGCTGCAGAACGTGGCCACCATGTCCATCAAACGGCGG GGGATGTTTGAGCCCTACCTGAAGAGCTTCTACATCCGCTCCACAGACCCTACACAGATCAAGATCCTCAAG CTGGAGGTCCTCACCAACCTGGCCAATGAGACCAACATCTCCACCATCCTGCGGGAGTTCCAG ACCTACATCCGTAGCATGGACAAGGACTTTGTGGCAGCCACCATCCAGGCCATCGGGCGTTGCGCCACCAACATCGGGAAGGTGCGGGACACCTGCCTCAATGGCCTGGTCCAGCTCCTCTCCAACCGGGATG AGCTGGTGGTGGCTGAATCTGTGGTGGTCAtcaaaaagctgctgcagatgcAGCCAGCCCAACACAGTGAGATCATCAAGCATATGGCCAAGCTCATTGACAACATCCAG GTGCCGATGGCACGGGCCAGCATCTTGTGGCTCATTGGTGAATACTGTGAGCACGTGCCCAAGATTGCGCCCGATGTGCTACGCAAGATGGCCAAGTCCTTCACCAATGAAGAGGACATCGTCAAGTTGCAGGTCATCAACCTGGCAGCTAAGCTCTACCTGACCAACTCCAAGCAG AGCAAGCTGCTGACCCAGTACGTCCTCAACTTGGCCAAGTATGACCAGAATTACGACATCCGTGACCGAGCTCGATTCATCCGCCAGCTCATTGTGCCCACTGAGAAGAGCGGGGCCCTCAACAAGTATGCCAAGAAGCTCTTCCTGGCCCAAAAACCAGCTCCAATCTTGGAGTCCTCCTTCAAAG ATCGTGaccatttccagctgggctcCCTGTCCCACCTGCTCAATGCCAAGGCCGTGGGCTATCAGGAGCTGCCTGACTGGCCAGATGAAGCCCCTGACCCCTCCGTGAGGAACGTGGAG GTTCCTGAGTGGACCAAGTGCACCAGCcgggagaaaaggaaggagaaggtggagaaGCCTTTCTACTCTGACTCTGAGGGAGAGTCAGGGCCCACAGAGTCAGCAGACAGTG AGCCTGAGTCCTCCAGTGAGGagagtggcagcagcagcagctctggcagctccagctctggcagtgaggaggaggaagaggaagaggaggaggaaggcagcagggagcagtCAGAGGacaaagaagaggaggaggaggaggaggaaaagaggaccaagaggaaggagaaggaaggctCCCAGAAGGCAGCTCTAGGGAGCATGGGCAG ccccagtgaggaggaggaggggggagggaggaaggccAAGAAGAAGGCTGTATCGCAGGGGAGGAAGAGCCATGCCGAAACATCATCAGAGGAGGCCAGTGCCTCTgagagcagctcctctggctcTGACTCGGGCTCCGAAGCAGAGGCCAAGCGGAGGAAGACG cccccctgcagcagggctggcccCAAGGAAATCTCCCTACTCGACCTGGATGACT tcactccccctcctccccagcctgtcccctccagcagcaTTGTCTCCACCAGCCTGGTGACCGACCTGGAGGGCCTCACGCTCACTGACACCTCCTTGGCACCTGCC ctgctgagcccGGCGTTCGGCGCGGTGAGGACCTACGAACTGCTGCACCGCATGGCGGGCGAGGGGCTCTCGGTCGAGTACTGCTTCAGCCGCCGGCCCTTCCCGGGGGACCCCCACATGGTGGCCGTCCAGATCCAGATCTCCAACAACACCGATGCCGAGGTGAAGAGCCTGCGGGTCAGCGAGCCTAAGCCGCTCTCTGGCATGCGGATCCAGGAGTTCCCTGAGATTG AGCGCCTGGCACCCGGGGACACAGCCAGCGTGGTGATGGGCATTGACTTCTGCGACTCCACCCAGGCGGCGAACTTCCAGCTGTG cacccacacacGCCACTTCTACGTCTCCATTCAGCCGCCCGTGGGGGAGCTCATGGCTCCTGTCTTCATGAGTGAGAACGAGTTCAAGAAGGAGCAGG ggAAGCTGATGGGCATGAGTGAGATCACAGAGAAACTGATGCTGTCTGAGAAATGCTGCAGTGACCACACCATCGTCCAgcaagtgacctcagctgccAACGTGGGCCGCGTGCCCTGCGGTGCCGACAATGAGTACAG GTTCGCAGCCAAGACGGTGACCAGCGGGAGCCTGGTGCTAATCACCCTGGAGCGGCGGCAGGGCGCCGCGGCACAGCTGACCGTCAACAGTGAGAAGATGGTTATCGGCACCATGCTGGTGAAGGACATTGTCCAGGCCCTGGCACAGTGA
- the AP3B2 gene encoding AP-3 complex subunit beta-2 isoform X1: MAASPAYGEEKGGSSSLGEPEYGHDPASGGIFSSDYKRHDDLKEMLDSNKDSLKLEAMKRIVAMIARGKNASDLFPAVVKNVACKNIEVKKLVYVYLVRYAEEQQDLALLSISTFQRGLKDPNQLIRASALRVLSSIRVPIIVPIMMLAIKEAASDMSPYVRKTAAHAIPKLYSLDSDQKDQLIEVIEKLLADKTTLVAGSVVMAFEEVCPERIDLIHKNYRKLCNLLIDVEEWGQVVIINMLTRYARTQFLSPNQNESLLEESAEKAFYGSEEEDAKDAKAEAASLAKRKPYVMDPDHRLLLRNTKPLLQSRNAAVVMAVAQLYFHLAPKAEVGVIAKALVRLLRSHSEVQYVVLQNVATMSIKRRGMFEPYLKSFYIRSTDPTQIKILKLEVLTNLANETNISTILREFQTYIRSMDKDFVAATIQAIGRCATNIGKVRDTCLNGLVQLLSNRDELVVAESVVVIKKLLQMQPAQHSEIIKHMAKLIDNIQVPMARASILWLIGEYCEHVPKIAPDVLRKMAKSFTNEEDIVKLQVINLAAKLYLTNSKQSKLLTQYVLNLAKYDQNYDIRDRARFIRQLIVPTEKSGALNKYAKKLFLAQKPAPILESSFKDRDHFQLGSLSHLLNAKAVGYQELPDWPDEAPDPSVRNVEVCGAPRAARVHGEAKVPEWTKCTSREKRKEKVEKPFYSDSEGESGPTESADSEPESSSEESGSSSSSGSSSSGSEEEEEEEEEEGSREQSEDKEEEEEEEEKRTKRKEKEGSQKAALGSMGSPSEEEEGGGRKAKKKAVSQGRKSHAETSSEEASASESSSSGSDSGSEAEAKRRKTPPCSRAGPKEISLLDLDDFTPPPPQPVPSSSIVSTSLVTDLEGLTLTDTSLAPALLSPAFGAVRTYELLHRMAGEGLSVEYCFSRRPFPGDPHMVAVQIQISNNTDAEVKSLRVSEPKPLSGMRIQEFPEIERLAPGDTASVVMGIDFCDSTQAANFQLCTHTRHFYVSIQPPVGELMAPVFMSENEFKKEQGKLMGMSEITEKLMLSEKCCSDHTIVQQVTSAANVGRVPCGADNEYRFAAKTVTSGSLVLITLERRQGAAAQLTVNSEKMVIGTMLVKDIVQALAQ, from the exons ATGGCCGCCAGCCCGGCCTacggggaggagaaggggggatCCTCCAGCCTGGGGGAACCCGAGTACGGCCACGACCCCGCCAGCGGTGGCATCTTCTCCTCCGACTACAAGAG GCATGATGACCTCAAGGAGATGCTTGACAGCAACAAGGATTCACTCAAGCTGGAGGCCATGAAGAGGATTGTGGCG ATGATTGCCAGGGGGAAGAACGCCTCCGACCTCTTCCCAGCGGTGGTGAAAAATGTTGCCTGCAAGAACATTGAG GTGAAGAAGCTGGTATATGTCTACTTGGTGCGCTACGCAGAGGAGCAACAGGACTTGGCCCTGCTCTCCATCTCCACCTTCCAGCGAGGACTGAAG GACCCCAACCAGTTGATCCGAGCCAGCGCCCTGAGAGTTCTCTCCAGCATCCGTGTGCCCATCATTGTGCCCATCATGATGTTGGCCATCAAGGAGGCTGCCTCGGACATGTCCCCATATGTGCGCAAGACAGCTGCCCATGCCATCCCCAAGCTGTACAG CCTTGACTCAGACCAGAAGGACCAGCTCATCGAAGTGATTGAGAAGCTGCTGGCAGACAAGACCACG ctggTAGCTGGCAGTGTGGTGATGGCATTTGAGGAGGTCTGCCCAGAGCGCATCGACCTCATCCACAAGAACTACCGCAAGCTCTGCAACCTGCTCATTGACGTGGAGGAGTGGGGGCAGGTGGTCATCATCAACATGCTGACCCGCTACGCACGCACCCAGTTCCTCAGCCCCAACCAGAAC GAGTCCTTGCTGGAGGAGAGCGCTGAGAAGGCTTTCTAtggctctgaggaggaggatgccaAGGATGCCAAGGCAGAGGCAGCCTCCCTGGCCAAGCGCAAGCCCTACGTCATGGACCCCGACCACCGCCTGCTCCTGCGCAACACCAAGCCCCTGCTACAGAGCCGCAATGCTGCG GTGGTGATGGCTGTGGCGCAACTTTACTTCCACCTGGCACCCAAGGCAGAGGTTGGCGTCATTGCCAAGGCACTGGTGCGGCTCCTGCGGAGTCACAG TGAGGTGCAGTATGTGGTGCTGCAGAACGTGGCCACCATGTCCATCAAACGGCGG GGGATGTTTGAGCCCTACCTGAAGAGCTTCTACATCCGCTCCACAGACCCTACACAGATCAAGATCCTCAAG CTGGAGGTCCTCACCAACCTGGCCAATGAGACCAACATCTCCACCATCCTGCGGGAGTTCCAG ACCTACATCCGTAGCATGGACAAGGACTTTGTGGCAGCCACCATCCAGGCCATCGGGCGTTGCGCCACCAACATCGGGAAGGTGCGGGACACCTGCCTCAATGGCCTGGTCCAGCTCCTCTCCAACCGGGATG AGCTGGTGGTGGCTGAATCTGTGGTGGTCAtcaaaaagctgctgcagatgcAGCCAGCCCAACACAGTGAGATCATCAAGCATATGGCCAAGCTCATTGACAACATCCAG GTGCCGATGGCACGGGCCAGCATCTTGTGGCTCATTGGTGAATACTGTGAGCACGTGCCCAAGATTGCGCCCGATGTGCTACGCAAGATGGCCAAGTCCTTCACCAATGAAGAGGACATCGTCAAGTTGCAGGTCATCAACCTGGCAGCTAAGCTCTACCTGACCAACTCCAAGCAG AGCAAGCTGCTGACCCAGTACGTCCTCAACTTGGCCAAGTATGACCAGAATTACGACATCCGTGACCGAGCTCGATTCATCCGCCAGCTCATTGTGCCCACTGAGAAGAGCGGGGCCCTCAACAAGTATGCCAAGAAGCTCTTCCTGGCCCAAAAACCAGCTCCAATCTTGGAGTCCTCCTTCAAAG ATCGTGaccatttccagctgggctcCCTGTCCCACCTGCTCAATGCCAAGGCCGTGGGCTATCAGGAGCTGCCTGACTGGCCAGATGAAGCCCCTGACCCCTCCGTGAGGAACGTGGAGGTGTGTGGAGCACCCCGGGCTGCTCGGGTGCATGGCGAGGCCAAG GTTCCTGAGTGGACCAAGTGCACCAGCcgggagaaaaggaaggagaaggtggagaaGCCTTTCTACTCTGACTCTGAGGGAGAGTCAGGGCCCACAGAGTCAGCAGACAGTG AGCCTGAGTCCTCCAGTGAGGagagtggcagcagcagcagctctggcagctccagctctggcagtgaggaggaggaagaggaagaggaggaggaaggcagcagggagcagtCAGAGGacaaagaagaggaggaggaggaggaggaaaagaggaccaagaggaaggagaaggaaggctCCCAGAAGGCAGCTCTAGGGAGCATGGGCAG ccccagtgaggaggaggaggggggagggaggaaggccAAGAAGAAGGCTGTATCGCAGGGGAGGAAGAGCCATGCCGAAACATCATCAGAGGAGGCCAGTGCCTCTgagagcagctcctctggctcTGACTCGGGCTCCGAAGCAGAGGCCAAGCGGAGGAAGACG cccccctgcagcagggctggcccCAAGGAAATCTCCCTACTCGACCTGGATGACT tcactccccctcctccccagcctgtcccctccagcagcaTTGTCTCCACCAGCCTGGTGACCGACCTGGAGGGCCTCACGCTCACTGACACCTCCTTGGCACCTGCC ctgctgagcccGGCGTTCGGCGCGGTGAGGACCTACGAACTGCTGCACCGCATGGCGGGCGAGGGGCTCTCGGTCGAGTACTGCTTCAGCCGCCGGCCCTTCCCGGGGGACCCCCACATGGTGGCCGTCCAGATCCAGATCTCCAACAACACCGATGCCGAGGTGAAGAGCCTGCGGGTCAGCGAGCCTAAGCCGCTCTCTGGCATGCGGATCCAGGAGTTCCCTGAGATTG AGCGCCTGGCACCCGGGGACACAGCCAGCGTGGTGATGGGCATTGACTTCTGCGACTCCACCCAGGCGGCGAACTTCCAGCTGTG cacccacacacGCCACTTCTACGTCTCCATTCAGCCGCCCGTGGGGGAGCTCATGGCTCCTGTCTTCATGAGTGAGAACGAGTTCAAGAAGGAGCAGG ggAAGCTGATGGGCATGAGTGAGATCACAGAGAAACTGATGCTGTCTGAGAAATGCTGCAGTGACCACACCATCGTCCAgcaagtgacctcagctgccAACGTGGGCCGCGTGCCCTGCGGTGCCGACAATGAGTACAG GTTCGCAGCCAAGACGGTGACCAGCGGGAGCCTGGTGCTAATCACCCTGGAGCGGCGGCAGGGCGCCGCGGCACAGCTGACCGTCAACAGTGAGAAGATGGTTATCGGCACCATGCTGGTGAAGGACATTGTCCAGGCCCTGGCACAGTGA